Proteins encoded in a region of the Campylobacter geochelonis genome:
- the putP gene encoding sodium/proline symporter PutP, whose translation MNFYTYLAIAIYFIILIIIGRYSYNKNAGINEYLLDNRRLGPVVTALSAGASDMSGWMLLGLPGALYATGLASSWIAIGLTIGAWCNYKFLAKRLRVYTEVASDSVTIPDFLENRFKDKTKVLRIISGLLILIFYTLYVSSGIIAGGKTFHSFFDLNFVFGAIFTLVIVVFYTFFGGFKAVCITDAFQGILMFLVLVLIPIVGYFALNLGDGVSFFSEVSRISESEGKNHLNLFQGQTFLGILGLLAWGLGYFGQPHIIVRFMAIRSSKELDSARRIGIGWMALGLLGAILSGLIGYVYFHQISAPLSDAETVFLALGKTLFHPFVVGVIISAVLAAIMSTISSQLLVSASSVTKDFIFAFYQKDVNEKTQTLVGRCAVVVVAIVATVIAFASNDTVLNVVGNAWAGFGASFGAVLLFSLYSKNMSALSALVGMLVGGITVIVWIVFDLSKDVYELLPGFVFSAIAIWLVNRYNSILDKMADEPNLAQISAEFEKMEKRSHE comes from the coding sequence ATGAATTTTTATACTTATTTGGCGATTGCGATATATTTTATCATTTTGATTATCATAGGCAGATACTCTTATAACAAAAACGCAGGCATAAACGAATACCTGCTTGATAACCGCCGTTTAGGTCCAGTCGTTACGGCTCTTTCTGCAGGAGCAAGCGATATGAGCGGTTGGATGTTGCTTGGACTTCCAGGAGCTTTGTATGCAACAGGACTTGCAAGCTCGTGGATAGCGATAGGACTTACGATTGGGGCGTGGTGCAACTATAAATTTTTAGCAAAAAGACTTAGAGTTTATACCGAAGTTGCAAGCGATAGCGTTACGATTCCAGACTTTTTAGAAAACCGTTTTAAGGATAAAACTAAGGTTTTACGCATTATTTCTGGGCTTTTGATTTTGATATTTTATACATTATATGTAAGTAGCGGGATAATCGCTGGAGGCAAAACTTTTCATAGCTTTTTTGATTTAAATTTTGTATTTGGTGCGATTTTTACACTTGTTATAGTTGTTTTTTATACATTTTTTGGTGGTTTTAAAGCAGTTTGCATAACCGATGCTTTTCAAGGAATTTTAATGTTTTTAGTCCTTGTTTTAATACCTATAGTCGGATACTTTGCGCTAAATTTAGGCGATGGAGTTTCGTTTTTTAGTGAAGTTAGCCGCATTAGCGAAAGTGAAGGAAAAAATCATCTAAATTTATTTCAAGGGCAGACATTTTTAGGAATTTTAGGGCTTTTAGCGTGGGGATTAGGGTACTTTGGACAACCTCACATCATAGTTCGTTTTATGGCGATTAGAAGTTCAAAAGAGCTTGATAGCGCACGACGTATTGGCATAGGCTGGATGGCATTAGGTCTTCTTGGCGCGATTTTAAGCGGGTTAATCGGCTATGTATATTTTCATCAAATTTCAGCTCCATTAAGCGATGCTGAAACTGTGTTTTTAGCTCTTGGAAAGACTTTGTTTCATCCTTTTGTTGTTGGAGTTATTATTTCAGCAGTTTTAGCAGCCATTATGAGTACTATTTCAAGTCAGCTTTTAGTCAGTGCAAGTTCAGTTACAAAGGACTTTATCTTTGCTTTTTATCAAAAAGATGTAAACGAGAAAACGCAAACCTTAGTTGGAAGATGTGCTGTTGTTGTAGTGGCGATTGTAGCGACTGTTATTGCGTTTGCTTCAAATGATACAGTGCTAAATGTCGTTGGAAATGCTTGGGCTGGATTTGGTGCTAGTTTTGGTGCGGTGCTACTTTTTAGTTTGTATTCAAAAAATATGAGCGCGTTATCGGCTCTTGTTGGTATGCTTGTTGGCGGGATTACGGTTATCGTGTGGATAGTGTTTGATCTTTCAAAAGATGTTTATGAACTGCTCCCTGGATTTGTCTTTTCGGCTATTGCTATTTGGTTGGTTAATCGATACAACTCGATTTTAGATAAGATGGCAGATGAGCCAAATTTAGCACAAATTAGCGCTGAGTTTGAAAAAATGGAGAAAAGAAGCCATGAATGA
- a CDS encoding amino acid ABC transporter permease: MKERYLKIIFFIVIVVLAVYYTYPRDLSDAQKYSYFTSYFTTLELTLGGIFIGIVLGFILAFIKFLEIKPINFLIDEYIDIIRGTPILIQLMVFAFVVFATWSNSIYAAIIALGLNSSAYVAEIVRSGINSVDKGQMEAARAMGLSYSDSMKSIVFPQAIKNILPALANEFISLFKETSVVGMIGIFDLTMFSQSLQATLFTTQPILFAAVIYYISVKFFSLLAKLLETRLNQND; the protein is encoded by the coding sequence TTGAAAGAGCGTTACTTAAAAATTATATTTTTTATAGTTATTGTTGTTTTAGCAGTTTATTATACATATCCGCGAGATTTAAGCGATGCGCAAAAATATTCATATTTTACCAGTTATTTCACCACTTTAGAGCTAACTCTTGGCGGTATTTTTATAGGAATTGTTCTAGGATTTATCCTTGCATTTATTAAATTTCTTGAGATTAAACCGATAAATTTCCTTATAGATGAGTATATCGATATCATCAGAGGAACGCCGATTTTGATACAACTGATGGTTTTTGCCTTTGTTGTCTTTGCTACGTGGTCAAACAGCATATATGCCGCTATAATCGCACTTGGACTAAACAGTTCTGCTTATGTTGCTGAGATAGTTCGCTCCGGTATAAATAGCGTTGATAAAGGGCAGATGGAAGCAGCTAGAGCTATGGGACTAAGCTACTCTGACTCGATGAAAAGCATAGTCTTTCCTCAAGCTATAAAAAACATCTTACCAGCTCTAGCAAATGAGTTTATAAGCTTATTTAAAGAGACTTCAGTTGTTGGAATGATAGGAATTTTTGATTTAACTATGTTTTCTCAAAGCCTACAAGCCACGCTTTTTACGACTCAACCGATACTTTTTGCGGCTGTGATTTACTATATAAGTGTTAAATTTTTCTCACTTTTAGCAAAACTTTTAGAAACAAGGTTAAATCAAAATGATTAA
- a CDS encoding amino acid ABC transporter ATP-binding protein, with translation MIKIENLYKNYGNLTVLNDISTEVKKGEVIAIIGPSGGGKSTFLRCINRLEEPTSGTIKINGIDIMDKKNDINKIRQKVSMVFQHFNLFANKNVLENLTLAPIKAGIYTPKEAHDKADELLAKVGLSDKKYAFPHKLSGGQKQRIAIARALAMNPDVILFDEPTSALDPEMIGEVLTIMQDVARDGLTMLVVTHEMGFARNVANRIFFMDGGKIAVDDSPKNVFSNPSNERLKEFLNKVLNH, from the coding sequence ATGATTAAGATAGAAAATTTATATAAAAATTACGGAAATTTAACCGTTTTAAACGATATCTCAACCGAGGTAAAAAAGGGCGAAGTCATCGCGATAATCGGTCCAAGCGGTGGCGGAAAAAGCACATTTTTACGCTGTATAAATCGTCTTGAAGAGCCAACTAGCGGGACGATTAAGATAAATGGCATTGATATCATGGATAAGAAAAATGACATTAACAAAATTCGCCAAAAAGTTAGTATGGTTTTTCAGCACTTTAATCTTTTTGCTAACAAAAATGTCTTAGAAAATTTAACTCTAGCGCCTATAAAAGCTGGAATTTACACTCCAAAAGAGGCGCATGATAAAGCTGATGAACTTCTAGCTAAAGTTGGGCTAAGCGATAAAAAATACGCCTTCCCGCACAAACTAAGTGGCGGACAAAAACAGCGAATCGCTATAGCAAGGGCTTTAGCGATGAATCCTGATGTTATTTTGTTTGATGAACCAACTTCAGCACTTGATCCTGAAATGATAGGCGAGGTTTTAACTATCATGCAAGATGTAGCTCGTGATGGACTTACAATGCTAGTAGTAACCCACGAAATGGGCTTTGCACGCAATGTTGCAAATAGAATTTTTTTTATGGATGGCGGTAAAATCGCAGTCGATGACTCACCTAAAAATGTCTTTTCAAACCCAAGTAATGAGCGCTTAAAAGAGTTTTTAAACAAAGTTTTAAATCATTAA
- a CDS encoding basic amino acid ABC transporter substrate-binding protein: protein MKKFLISVAILVAGFGYANAGEVLKFGTNATYPPFEYIDENSKVAGFDIDLVNELSKRVGFEYEMINMSFDGLIPALKSGKIDAIVAAMSATPERKKAVDFTKPYYHTENLYILKADNGEVKSKDDLKGKKIGVQLGTAQEQTSRKLEGVKTTPTKDIFTSILALKNGKIDAVLVDTSIGYGYLRKNSDLVEFLVEPDGSEGFSIAFDKDKNNELIAKIDAEVEKMKEDGSYEALLKKYELK from the coding sequence ATGAAAAAATTTCTTATATCTGTTGCCATTTTAGTGGCTGGTTTTGGTTATGCAAATGCAGGCGAAGTCTTAAAATTTGGCACAAATGCAACATATCCACCATTTGAATATATAGATGAAAACTCTAAAGTAGCTGGTTTTGATATAGATTTGGTTAATGAGCTTAGTAAAAGAGTTGGCTTTGAGTATGAAATGATAAATATGAGCTTTGATGGGCTAATCCCTGCGCTAAAAAGCGGTAAAATAGATGCGATTGTAGCTGCTATGAGTGCAACTCCTGAACGTAAAAAAGCGGTTGATTTTACAAAACCGTATTATCATACAGAAAATTTATATATTTTAAAAGCTGATAATGGCGAAGTTAAATCAAAAGATGATTTAAAAGGCAAAAAAATCGGCGTCCAACTTGGCACAGCGCAAGAGCAGACTTCTCGCAAGCTAGAAGGCGTTAAAACTACACCTACAAAAGACATTTTTACTAGCATTTTAGCGCTTAAAAATGGCAAAATCGACGCAGTTTTAGTTGATACTTCAATCGGTTATGGCTATTTACGTAAAAACAGCGACTTAGTTGAGTTTTTAGTAGAACCTGATGGAAGTGAGGGCTTTTCAATCGCATTTGATAAAGATAAAAACAATGAACTTATAGCAAAAATAGACGCAGAAGTAGAAAAGATGAAAGAAGATGGAAGCTATGAAGCTTTGTTAAAAAAATACGAGCTTAAATAA
- a CDS encoding basic amino acid ABC transporter substrate-binding protein, with translation MKIFKFILLTFFCISAYAKPLIIGTDGVYPPFDYRDENSTLVGFDVDLIDAISKKAGFEYEFIVMGFDGLIPALKTGKIDIIASAMSVTSEREKAVDFSDNYFLTENLYLKRADNTSIKSLNDLKGKKIGVLLGSAQEFSARKIAGVNVIPTKEIFTSILALKNGKVDVVLVDNSIGYGFLKKNTDLAWFHKQIDDGDGFAFAFDKGKFKDLITKFNTALKEIKADGTYDKLLEKYELK, from the coding sequence ATGAAAATATTTAAATTTATATTATTAACATTTTTTTGTATAAGTGCATATGCTAAGCCGCTTATCATCGGTACTGATGGGGTTTATCCACCGTTTGATTATCGTGATGAAAACTCTACTTTGGTTGGGTTTGATGTGGACTTAATCGATGCGATTAGCAAAAAAGCTGGGTTTGAGTATGAGTTTATAGTGATGGGCTTTGATGGGTTAATACCTGCTTTAAAAACTGGTAAAATCGACATTATAGCTTCAGCGATGAGTGTTACAAGCGAAAGAGAAAAGGCGGTTGATTTTAGTGACAATTACTTTTTAACTGAAAATCTCTATCTAAAAAGAGCAGATAATACTAGTATAAAAAGCTTAAACGACTTAAAAGGTAAAAAAATCGGCGTTTTGCTAGGCTCGGCACAAGAATTTAGCGCTAGAAAAATCGCAGGCGTAAACGTTATCCCTACAAAAGAGATTTTTACATCAATTTTAGCTCTAAAAAATGGCAAGGTTGATGTCGTTTTAGTAGATAACTCTATCGGATATGGATTTTTAAAGAAAAATACCGATTTGGCGTGGTTTCACAAACAAATAGATGATGGCGATGGCTTTGCTTTTGCTTTTGATAAGGGTAAATTTAAGGATTTGATAACTAAATTTAACACCGCATTAAAAGAGATAAAAGCCGATGGAACTTATGATAAACTCTTAGAAAAATATGAGTTAAAATAG
- a CDS encoding thermonuclease family protein, with amino-acid sequence MKKILFALSLVASLLYAEKPPTGVMQFNSFILDEYFTFKINPIKTIPCKFEQIELITLKDRPECLKKKKAIEAYKKDHKKAIENLLKPGKSYYVTLLENQKTYYICSVSDNKKNLSQLLVERGFAMPNTSNKFLLELAKKARKEARGMFGGDFKLIGECIVDGTPIPGQEEPDEKVTYYSY; translated from the coding sequence ATGAAAAAGATACTTTTTGCGCTTTCTTTGGTGGCTAGTTTGCTTTACGCAGAAAAACCACCAACTGGAGTTATGCAGTTTAACAGCTTTATTTTAGATGAGTATTTTACTTTTAAAATCAATCCTATAAAAACAATTCCTTGTAAATTTGAACAAATCGAGCTAATAACATTAAAAGACAGACCAGAGTGTTTAAAAAAGAAAAAAGCCATAGAAGCTTATAAAAAAGATCATAAAAAAGCTATAGAAAATCTTTTAAAACCTGGTAAAAGCTACTATGTTACCTTGCTAGAAAATCAAAAAACCTACTATATTTGCAGCGTTAGTGATAACAAAAAAAACCTAAGCCAACTTTTAGTAGAGCGTGGTTTTGCTATGCCAAATACGAGTAATAAATTTTTATTAGAACTTGCTAAAAAGGCTAGAAAAGAGGCTCGCGGTATGTTTGGTGGGGATTTTAAACTCATAGGCGAGTGCATAGTCGATGGCACTCCAATACCTGGGCAAGAAGAGCCTGATGAAAAAGTCACATATTATAGCTACTAA